From Mucilaginibacter gotjawali:
GAATCTTTTACCCCTGACGCTGCTTTGCTGAAGAAGAAATTTTACGAACTCAGTAAAAAGTATCACCCCGATTTTTATGCCAACGAAGATGATGAAAAACAGCAGGAAATACTGGAGTTGTCTACGCTTAATAATAAAGCATGGCAAACGCTTTCTGACCCTTTTAAGCGGCTTGAATACATTTTAAAGTGCCATGAATTGCTGCAGGAAGGTGCAAAACCACAATTACCTGCAGATTTTTTAATGGAAATGATGGACATTAATGAGCGCCTGATGGAAGTGGATGATGCAGGCCAATTGGGCCACATCACTGCGGAAGTACTTGCTATTGAGGAAGATATTGAGCAGTACCTGCAGCAGGCAATGCTGGGTTACGAGCAGTTGAATGACACCGCGAAAGAAGAAAGATTAAATAAAATAGCAGATTGTTATTATAGACAAAAATATCTGTTGCGGATTAAAGAGAGTTTAAATACATTTGCATCCCGATTCTGAACGAATTAATCCACCGTTCGAGAAGAGGCCCAGATGGCGGAATCGGTAGACGCGCTGGTCTCAAACACCTGTGGTCGCAAGGCCGTGCCGGTTCGACCCCGGCTCTGGGTACATACCGAAAAGTAAAAAAGCTGTAAGTCAAGTACTTACGGCTTTTTTTATTCACCTACATACGGTATCACATACACAATATCATCTATTTTGTTAAACTGGTTCGGCTTAAGTTTCTTTTCACCGCCAGGTAGTAAGTAATCTAAATAAATAAAGTCATTGCCGTTAATTTAATCTACATTACGCCCTGATCTATTCTAAAACACTAATCAAAAATCACAAAATGAAAAAATTACTACTAATTACAACGTGCTTATTTATCTCAAACTTTCTTTTTCTCAAAATGACTGTAAGTTCAAATTAATTTCCAACCCGGTGACAGGCAAGGAAATTAACGCAATAAGTATAAGTACAAATTCGATGGGTAAATGTATCTTATCAAAAAAAGACACCGCAATTCTAATGATTTATAAAACTACTTCCTTTGTTGCTATAATGGAGGCAAAAACAGACGATATTAGAATTGAACTTGATAGTGTTGAAATAACATTTGACGGCGACATTGATAAAAAAACAATTTGTAAAATAAGAGGAAATGCTACAGCTGAAAATAGGTCTGTTTTAAAACCAATAATAGAAAGCCCTTCCTTCGAACTAATATTAACACGCAAATTACTTGAACTTTTCATGAATAGTGACGCGGTTCATTTAAAATTATTTGGTGAAAGGGGGACTGAAGGCTCCGCCTATTTTACTAAAGGCGATCTGAAAAAAATAAAAAAAACCCTTCAATGTTTTTAATTTGGTTAAATCTTCAATGTAATAGGCTGAAAAGGAGTGTTTAATTTCTCCTTAGGAACAAATATTATCCAAAAATTAAGTATTTTTATGCAACCATAAAAGTATGATCATGGCAGAAACCAAAAATACAGGGCGGGGCATCCCCAAAACGCGTTTAGACTATAACGACCCAATGCTATTACTTGAAGTTGAAGGGTTAGCCAGAGACGGTTATGATGATCAGCAGATAGCGGAGATATTGAATGTCGCGCCGGAAACCTTCAGTAAGAATAAAAACAAGAAGCAAGCGGACGGCAGCAAAAGTCTTTTAAGTATTTCATTGACCAAAGGCAGAAGGCCGTTAAGTGTTTTAGTGGAAAATTCGCTTTATAAACGGGCCATAGGTCAAAAGGTTGTAACAACTAAGGTTGTAACCAAAAGGGAATATAACGACCAATTGGGCCGCTATGAAACAAATATTTACGATGAAATAACCGAAACTGAATTACCGGGTGACGTAAACGCCCAAATACAGTGGCTTAAATGTCATAAACCCGACATTTACAACGTACAACCGATTAAAGTTGATGTTACCAGCGCGGGCAATGAATTAAAGGAAACTCCGCGTATCGGCAGAATTGAGCACGTTGTTATTGCAGCCGACCAGGTTAAAACGTCAAGCGGTGAAGATGATTTTATCCAGCCCGCCCCCGCACGTACGCGCGTAGCATAGCTTAGACGGCGTTGTGGCTTTATTTATGTATATTGATGTATTAACTTACTTCTTTAGCCAGTCAGCCAGCTCCGACTTTTTGAATAAAAGGCGCTTTCCTTTTCGATGCACCGGCAACTCGTTATTCATGTTCAATTTATACATTGTTGACCTGGATAATTTTAAATATTCGCAAGCTTGTTTGAAATTTATAAAACCTTCATCATCTGTAGCGGCTATTTGGTTTTGTTCATTATTTATCACCGACTGCACAGCTTCTTTGATTAACGAACTAAGCTCTTCTATAC
This genomic window contains:
- the hscB gene encoding Fe-S protein assembly co-chaperone HscB, whose product is MNYFDFYGIKESFTPDAALLKKKFYELSKKYHPDFYANEDDEKQQEILELSTLNNKAWQTLSDPFKRLEYILKCHELLQEGAKPQLPADFLMEMMDINERLMEVDDAGQLGHITAEVLAIEEDIEQYLQQAMLGYEQLNDTAKEERLNKIADCYYRQKYLLRIKESLNTFASRF
- a CDS encoding helix-turn-helix domain-containing protein, with amino-acid sequence MKKVFKTTLSIEELSSLIKEAVQSVINNEQNQIAATDDEGFINFKQACEYLKLSRSTMYKLNMNNELPVHRKGKRLLFKKSELADWLKK